TTTTGTTCTTTCAAAGTAACTTTAAAACCAGCTCTTTGTTTGTTAAGTTTTGTCCTTAAAGATAAGAGACTTTTTAGTTGTAATATACTTCTTTTAGGTAGCTTACTGGGTTTAAGTTCTTCTTTTAATCGATACCCATATAGAGCAATGCGTTTGGCATCAATTTGGTCATCCTTTCCACGAGCAATACCAATAGATCTTTTAATTTCTAAACCAGAAGCTATGAAAAAAGATAATTTTTGTTCAGTTAAAGACACAGATAATAAATGAGAGTACATTCCTGTATGTTCAAATACAAACATGGTTTCTTCTTTAGAGAAAGACGAATTTTTAAAACTCCACTTTAGCATTAATTTAAATCCAGATTTACTGTTCTCAAACTGTTGAACAATTTGTTTAGAATAGATACAAACATCAATTAATAATTTACTGACATCGATTCCGATAATTTCATTTGTTTTCATAATTTTGTAATTAGATATTAATAATAGTTACTTAAACTAAGACCTTTAATAAGGGCAGAAACTGAAATTCTATATGGTTCTAAGTAACTTTTAAAAAGAACGGAGACTAATACGGGGGATGGCTCTAAAAAGCTAGCTGGCCGCTAAAGTTCACTCCGTTCTTTTGTGTTTTTGGTTATCAACAAAATAAGAGTTATTAACAAAGAAAAAAAGAAGCAAAAAAAGAAATTTCATCATAACTATTATGTTTTTATTTTAAGTAATTATTTCTATTTGCTAATCTAAAGGCTCCCGGTTTGGAAGCAATCTGGCATTTACCATTTAATTTTTGTACTCTCGATTGTATATTTTTCATACCGATGCCTTTTTTTCGTTTACGGGTATCGAAACCGATCCCGTCGTCTTTTATCAGCAAAACCATTTGCTCGTTAGCTATAGAAAAATCCAGTACTACCTGACCCGCCTGTGCGTGTTTGACAATATTTTGCAGCGATTCCTGGACAATTCGGTATACATTCACTTTTATGACTTCATTTATTTTTTTCCAGGAGACTTTTTTATCCGTGATCAATTCAAACTCAAAACCGCCAATAGTGCTTTTGTCTTTTAACAACTGATTGATGATACTTGTAAAATTGATTTCCGCACTGTTAAAATGTACATTCAACTGGTGAGATACATCCCGTATTTCCTTTTCAATATCTTGTAATTCGTCTAAAAAAAACCGGTGTTGTTGTTTGGTAGCGTCATCTACGGTAAGGTCTAAAAAGCCCAGTCCCATTCGCGTACCGAAAAGCCTTCCCAAAATACCGTCGTGGAGTTCCTGGGAAATTCTATTGCGTTCCTGTGCTTTTTCCTCTTCTAGGATGGCCTGCTGTTTTAGTGTTAACAAATATACCTGTTCATTGGCTTTTTGTTGCTCTGCTTCCAGGAGCAGTTTCTCATTTTTGGATTTTTGCACCTTTAAGAAATAAAACAGCGAAAGAATCAGCGTAAGCCCAATACCGGAACCGGTAATCCACGCTTTTTGCTGAGACAGGCGTTTGGTTTCTTCAATATACTCGTCCGTTTCATAGGCAATACGAGTAAACTTGTTCTGAATTTTACGTTCTACACTGATTAAACTGTCATTAAATTGGATATACCTGTCCAGGTATTTCTTGGTGTTTTTGGGGTCTAGGTTGGCTAGTTGTTGTAGAGATCTTAGGTAATCTCTTCCGTTATTTATTTTTTTAGCTAATACATTTGCTTCTTTAGCATATTTTAAAGCTTTTATTGTATCTTTAATGTAAGTATAATACTCTGATAAACGAATTTTATTGATTAGCACCCCCGTATTATTGTGAGTACTATCTCTTATCTCTAAAGCTATTAACATATCTTTTTCTACATTTAAAGTATCACCGAGCATTAATTTAGCATAGGCCCTGTTATCAATAACCCGGGCATAATTTTCAATTAACTTGTTTTCACTTAAAGATTTGTTAAAATATATAATGGCTGTCTTATAATCTCTTTTTTTAATGTAAGTAACTCCAATATTATTAAGACTAACTGCATAATGATTCTCTTTATTTTCAACTTTTTCCAGATATTCCAAAGCTTTTTGATGATAAAACAAGGCTCTATCATATTCATAAATATCATTTTGCAATAAAGCTAACCTGTTATAACATCTATAAAGGAATAAATTATTCTTTAAAATTTTAAATTTTTTAATGGCTTCTATTGTCAAGACTTCACTTCCATTATAATCTCGATAACGTGCTTTTATAAAAGACATCGAAAACAACATTCTGCCGGTTTCATAGTTGCTATTAATTTTATTAAAGTAATTATAGGCAGTATTATAATGAAAATACGCTTGATCATATGCTTCTCTATCGAAAAAATCAAATGCATAATTCCAATGTGCATCTGCAATGGCAAAGGAATCTTTCAATTTGTAGGCAAGATCTAACGTTTCTTTATTGATCTTTTTAAACTGTACAGTATCTTTTAGTTGATAAAATCGATAGGCAATGGTACTTAGGTTTTTTGCTTTTGTATGCTGTTCGGGTACCGATTGTAGTGCTTCGTAGGCCTTGTGTAGAAATGTTTTTTGCCTATCATTCGTATAGTTTTTATTTTTGGCCGCTTTGATCCATAGCGTAATACTGTCGTTCTTACTTTCTGACAGCAGGGTGTTGGATGCTGTAAAAGCGTGTGCATCCAACAAATAAGCTACCATAAAAAAAGGCAAAACAATTTTTATTAGCAATGTGTGTTTCAAATGTTGACGGTTAGTTAACACAAATTTATAAAAAAAAGCCTTTAGTTAAAAACCAAAAGCTTGAAGTTAAGAAAATAGAAGTATTACTCTCCTTTCTCTCCACCATTTCCATCTCCACCTTCACCACCGGTAAATCCGTTAACATCTGTACCTTCAGTGTTTTCAATGGAGTCCAGTACCAACTCATCGTTTTCATCGATGAGATCTGTACAAGAGCTTATGCTGATTGATAAAATGAATATCATTAAAATTAGTTTTAAAGTTTTCATAATTACATTTTTTAAAAATTTGACATTAGTGTCCTTTGCCGTAAATACAGCGGTTGTTTGGAAAAGAATCCTCAGATGAGTTTCAAAGGAGCTACCGATAAAATGGCATCCCGAATTCGTTTTCAGGGTTCCCTGCCTGTAGCTTGCAGACAAGTAGAATTTCCGTATCGAGTGTCAGGTCAATTTCGAAATCGTATACTTCTAAGGCCTGTTTGAAGTTTTTGGATTTCCCGGAAATTCCATATCGTTTAAAATGTGGAAGCGTTTGCAATTTTTTTAACGCCGGTCCTTTATATTTATCTCTAAAATACTGCTATTTCAGAGAGATATCAACCTTGTTTTAGTAAACTAAATGTTTCATTGAGTAAACGCTCTCTTTCATTTAGGATGTGCATTATTTTGTGTTCTCATAGTCTTTCTTATTTGACGTTAAGATACAAAAAATCATGGTTTTAACCTAAAAAAACAGCATTATTTTCTATATTACCATCCATATGATCCATGCGTTTAGTGTAACATTTTAGCCGTTTAATTGCATAAAAAATGCGCCTTTTCTAAGACACCTGTTTTATGATATTTTGGAGATGAGCATCAGTTACTCAACAAACATTTTTTTATCACAACAAGCATCTTTATATTCCACTGTACAAAAGCCGAACAGCACTTCCGGTACTACAACATTTTTTATTTTACTATCTCGTTTCATTTTACAATCGTTTAACATTTTTATAAATCGTTTTGAATTTTTAAAAAATCAAAAAAATAACCCTTTCGGAACATTTTGTTTTTTGAAAATTGCGGCGCAAAGGTGAAAACAAATTTTTTTAAAAACAAATAAAAATGAAATTAATTTACTGATAATCAGTTATTTATGATTAATTTTGATATAGGAGATCTCTGTCCGGAAAGTATCCGGATATCGCATTTTTTCTCAACTGCCTATTTTTCAGTTGCTTGCTATCCACTGCTTATGATTTTATATGTTTTTTCTCAACTCATTTATTTTTTAAAAAATGACCATAAAAAAACGCCCAAATTCCTTGAGCGTTTATGTATTTTATGATGTTTTCTGTCGTATTTAGGTTAATATAATTGTTTTTAGAATACATAAAAAGCTCAAATTCCAAAAAAATTCTTTGAGAATCTCTTTAAAATCAAATAACCCTATCATTATATGTGCTCGTATTTTTATCATAAAGCGCGCAAGTATATAAGATTTATGCATTTTGACAGGCTTTTTCCCCTTTTATATGAAAAAAGTACGGCTGAGCCGTACTTTTTGTACGGCTGAGCCGTACTCGTTATTGAAAATAGCGATATACATTTGACCAATGGTTTTAAGTACAAGCAAACACCATAATTGAGAATCGGGGAATTTTATATGAAAAAAGAGGAGCACTTTTAAAGATTATACATTGCTTGTACTATACATAAGATGTTTGGAATTAAATTTTTAAGCATTTGCATCTTTAAAGTTCTCTATAAGATTATCATACTATTTTGATAATTTTTCGAAGGAGCTGTCTAAAAAGGCAGCTTCTTTTTTTGAATTGGTTTTTGATGTTTGTATCTTTCGGGAAAGTTATAAGCCAATATAATTACTTATGAAAAAAATAATCTTATGTATAGGTATCGCTATGATAGTATTTTCATGTGGAGAAGCATCAAAGAAAGAGCATTTTCCCAAAGCTTTGGATAAGGTTTTTGAAAAACATGGCGGAATTGATGCGTGGAGAAAAGCGAGTACATTATCTTTTAACAAAGGAGAGGAAGTACATACTGTGGATTTACCGTCCAGGAGAACAGTAATACATGCACCTGGTTATTCTCTGGGATACAATGGCAAAGAAGTGTGGTTATCTCAAAAAGATTCTGCGACTTTTAAGGGAAATCCCGAATTTTATTACAACCTGTATTTTTATTTTTATGCCATGCCTTTTGTGTTAGCTGATGACGGAATTGTATATGAACATACAGCCCCACTGGTTTTTGAGGGGAAAGAATATCCGGGGTTTAAAATTTCATATAAAGCCAATATAGGGGTATCTCCGGATGATAATTATTTTGTGTATTACCGTCCTGAAACGTATCAAATGGAGTGGTTGCGATACTCGGTAACCTATTTTTCCAAAAAACCGTCAGACAGTTTTAACACTATCCGCTATCATGACTGGGAAACCATTGACGGATTTCTACTTCCAAAATCACTCACCTGGTATCAAAAAAATAAAGACGGAATGCCTACGGAACCTGCTGAAGGCTCGGCTACCGAATTTTCATTAGCTATTGTAAAAAAAGCAAAATTAAAAGATGCATTTTTTGAGAAAAAATAAAAGTTAGAAAGCTAGAAAAGCTTTTTAATGAGTTTTTTTAATAAATTTTATTTATAGAACTATGGGTAAAATCTATTATAAAGGCCTTAAACTGTATTATACTACTATCATTTCCTTAAATCATTGAATCTTTCAATTTTTTAATATCATTCAAAAACACGATCCATATTGTGTAGCGAGTTGGTAAAAAACTTCAATACTGCTCCTTTAACTTTATATTAAGAAACAAATTGATTGTAGCAGCGTTATATAGGGTAACCAATCTTAAAACTACATCCTGTGTTAAAAAAATTCTTTCTCTTTTGTTCCGGTGTTGATCAAAATTTAATTAACGATTGTTCTAACGGTGAGCAAAATAAATATGCCGGTATGGGGGCTACTGTGTTTTTTACGGCCGTAATGGCTATGCTCGCCTCGAGTTATGCACTTTTTACTGTTTTTGACAATACCTATATTGCTATTTTCTTTGGGTTTATCTGGGGATTACTCATTTTTAATTTAGACAGATACATTATTTCAACAATTAAAAAAAGTGATTCCGGTCGGAAGGAATTCTTACAGGCATTCCCGAGAATCTTATTAGCTATCATTATTGCCATCGTTATTTCCAAACCTTTGGAATTAAAAATCTTCGAGAAAGAAATCAACCGGGTTTTATTAACAGAGAAAAATCAAATGACCTTAGATAACAAAGCCCAAATAGCGCAGCAGTTTACTCCGGAAATAGAAGGGTTAACATCAGAAATTAATAATTTAAAATCGGAAATTGTTACAAAAGAAGCTGAAGTTAATGATCTTTATGAAACCTATATAGCCGAAGCAGAAGGAAGAAAAGGGACTAAACTTCTGGGAAAAGGACCTGTTTATAGAGAGAAAAGAGAGAAACACGATGCTGCTTTATCAGCGTTGAAGCAATTGAAGCAAAAAAATGCTGAAAAAATAGAACATCATGAAAATACTACTATAGCTTCTTTATTAGAACGTCAAAAAGAATTGGAACTAACTACACAGCCTGTCATTTCAAATTTTGATGGTTTTATGGCCAGGATCAGTGCCTTGGGAAAATTGCCATGGGTTCCATCGTTTTTTATTTTTCTATTGTTTTTAGCTATAGAAACAGCCCCCATATTTGTTAAGTTAATATCTTCAAAAAGCGAGTATGACTTTAAACTGGAAGATCAGGAAACGACTGTAAAAACATGGGTAAAACAACAGGTACATCAAAGAGAAGAAATGCTTAAAACGGATGTTTTTGTAAACAGCAAAGTATATACGGATTTAAAAGAAGATGAGATCTTGTACCATCACAAACGCCAAAAGGCAAATGAGCTCATGCAATTACAGGCAGATGCTTTTTTCAAAAAACAGCAGAAATTGTTGTGATATAGTTCGTTTAAAAGTCGGAAAGTACAATAACAACCGAAATTTTGAACTTTCGAACTGTATTTATATATTTAACTTTCTTCCTTTAGTACATGACAAAAAATATAATTAATTGATTATCAGTAAATTAAATATTAAATAATTAAAATAAAGCATTGATTTTCAGTATATTAGAAGAATAACATCACTCATTTTTCTAATGAAAAAAACCAATGCTTCCACTAAAAGTAGTGAATTAAATTCAGTTTTAAGTTCTCATTTCCAAGGTAAGATCAATTTGGCAAGAATCAAACTCATATCACATTTCATTATCGCCCTCTGTAAGGTACAGACAGTTACCTTTGAAAAGGTAGCCAACGCTTTTGAGACCTCAGTAGATTCGAAGTCATCACTCAGACGTATTCAAAGATTTATTGCTGATTATTCGTTGGATGGAGATTTGATCGCTCGTCTTATATTTAGTCTCCTTCCTAAGCAAGAGGGATTGATCTTGAGTATTGATAGGACCAATTGGAAGTTTGGTCAGACCAACATCAACATTTTTAAGTTGGGAGTTGTCTATAAAGGTGTTGCCTTCCCATTAAATAGTATCAGTTCCTATTTCAATATTTAGTTGGGAGTTGTCTATAAAGGTGTTGCCTTCCCATTGTTATTTACTATGTTAGATAAGCCAGGGAACTCTAACAGTCAGGAGCGTATTGATCTTGTGAATCGTTTCATAAGACTTTTTGGCAAAGATGTTATTAAATCCATTGTAGCCGATAGAGAGTTTGTAGGTAATCATTGGTTGGATTTCTTGAATACAAATGGAATCAAATATTATATCCGCATTCGAAACAACTTTAAGGTAGAGCTTCCTGATAAGAACAAAACCATCAAAGTATTTCACTTGTTTAATCCACATAAGATCAATGAGTTTGTGTATTATCCTAAAATTGTACGTGTTAATGGTCAGCTTTGTTTCCTTTCCGGATGCAAGTTGTACCCAAAAAATGGAAAGCCTGATTTCTTAATCATTGTATCGTTCAACGCTCCTGATAAGGCCTTTGAACAATACAAAGAACGATGGCAGATAGAGATGTGTTTTAAAGCAATGAAAGCCAGTGGCTTTGATATTGAAAACACACACCTGCAAGATATTAAGCGTATTGAAAAATTAGTACTGTTTGTAATGATGGCTTTCGTATGGTGTTACAAAGTTGGTATATATTTACATCAGATTAAGCCTATCAAAATAAAAAAGCATGGAAGAATGGCTAAAAGCATATTCAAATATGGATTAGATTATATCGCTTCTGTGCTATTAAACCCTGTAAATCAAAACAATATGAACTTGACTAAATTTTTGTCATGTACTTAGCTTTCTTCCAAAAAATACAAGAGTTAAAATAGGAACGGCCAGCACCATAACCATGAATGTATTTTCCAGGAATACACTCGGATCAAATAGCAATGTGAGTACAAATCCGCCTATTATTCCACCCAGATGGGCCGAGTGTCCGATATTTCCTAATTGTTTTTTCATCCCATAGATAGAATATAGCAAGTAAGCTACTCCAAAAATATATCCCGGAATTGGGATGGGAATAAAAAACAAAAACAGTTTCATTTCCGGGTACAGTAAAATAGCAGCATATACAATGCCCGAAACAGCACCGGAAGCGCCAATGGCACTATAATAAGGTTCGTTTTTATGATAGACAAGCGTATATAAGCTTCCCATAAAAAGACTTCCTATATA
This window of the Flavobacteriaceae bacterium genome carries:
- a CDS encoding DUF4407 domain-containing protein; its protein translation is MLKKFFLFCSGVDQNLINDCSNGEQNKYAGMGATVFFTAVMAMLASSYALFTVFDNTYIAIFFGFIWGLLIFNLDRYIISTIKKSDSGRKEFLQAFPRILLAIIIAIVISKPLELKIFEKEINRVLLTEKNQMTLDNKAQIAQQFTPEIEGLTSEINNLKSEIVTKEAEVNDLYETYIAEAEGRKGTKLLGKGPVYREKREKHDAALSALKQLKQKNAEKIEHHENTTIASLLERQKELELTTQPVISNFDGFMARISALGKLPWVPSFFIFLLFLAIETAPIFVKLISSKSEYDFKLEDQETTVKTWVKQQVHQREEMLKTDVFVNSKVYTDLKEDEILYHHKRQKANELMQLQADAFFKKQQKLL
- a CDS encoding rhomboid family intramembrane serine protease: MLGNPDKVVLLIIAITTLFSYKGFKDYSFFEKYKFQVTRILNGEKIRIFSSGLLHADWFHLIFNMYTLYLFGGIVIIELGTIPLLIIYIGSLFMGSLYTLVYHKNEPYYSAIGASGAVSGIVYAAILLYPEMKLFLFFIPIPIPGYIFGVAYLLYSIYGMKKQLGNIGHSAHLGGIIGGFVLTLLFDPSVFLENTFMVMVLAVPILTLVFFGRKLST